One Deltaproteobacteria bacterium DNA segment encodes these proteins:
- a CDS encoding phosphoglycerate kinase: protein MDQTKLHPDLPLLEEADLRDKIVLVRVDHNVVKKGMVEDPYRIESTIGTLYYIVEQGGRLILMSHVGRPYDKKTGKITVKDDSSVKPVVEYLERKLHTRFVVPDFPVDETNGIEQIDTSINWHIRDLVARKIGGIYLPNTRWFAGEETKDARRDAFARQLAGLADVFVNDAFGSWQPHASTYDITKYLPSYAGFLLQKELGNLRQVLEPARPFVAVVAGAKYDTKIGPLKEIYKKVDRLILGGVMYNTFLCAKYGIKVAGVGESDIEAAKELVAQDAVAKKIVELPVVVESDVLGREEGKYRKVKVSDFKPGNQYGYFLDVAAESFEAPGVAETMAEAKTIFVNAVMGFTPHFTEGSAKLDSTIDKNRTAMKLYGGGDTLQEFKNLSPGLYLSAMDDAQYYFFTGGGAVLKVIEEGDPYGMEPVKALMENKKNGAC, encoded by the coding sequence ATGGACCAGACCAAGCTCCATCCCGACCTGCCGCTTTTGGAAGAAGCGGATCTTCGAGACAAGATCGTCCTGGTCCGCGTGGACCACAACGTGGTGAAAAAGGGCATGGTGGAAGACCCGTACCGCATCGAATCCACCATAGGAACGCTCTATTACATCGTGGAGCAGGGCGGGAGGCTCATTCTGATGAGCCATGTGGGGCGGCCCTACGACAAGAAAACCGGCAAGATAACCGTGAAGGACGATTCTTCGGTGAAGCCCGTGGTGGAGTACCTGGAGAGAAAGCTCCACACCAGGTTCGTGGTGCCGGACTTTCCCGTGGACGAGACAAACGGCATCGAGCAGATCGACACATCCATCAACTGGCACATAAGGGATTTGGTGGCCCGCAAGATCGGCGGAATTTATCTCCCCAACACCCGCTGGTTTGCCGGTGAGGAAACCAAGGACGCGAGAAGGGACGCTTTCGCGCGCCAGCTTGCGGGCCTTGCGGACGTTTTCGTGAACGACGCCTTCGGCTCATGGCAGCCCCACGCCTCCACCTACGACATAACCAAATACCTTCCGAGCTACGCGGGTTTCCTGCTCCAAAAGGAGCTTGGAAACTTAAGGCAGGTTCTTGAGCCCGCCCGGCCCTTCGTGGCGGTGGTGGCGGGCGCGAAATACGACACCAAGATCGGCCCGTTGAAGGAGATATACAAGAAGGTGGACCGGCTCATTCTGGGCGGGGTCATGTACAACACCTTCCTTTGCGCCAAGTACGGCATAAAAGTGGCGGGCGTGGGCGAGAGCGACATAGAGGCCGCAAAGGAACTTGTGGCCCAGGACGCGGTTGCCAAAAAGATCGTTGAACTTCCGGTGGTGGTGGAGTCCGACGTTCTGGGGCGCGAGGAAGGCAAATACCGCAAGGTGAAGGTCTCCGATTTCAAGCCCGGAAACCAGTACGGCTATTTCCTTGACGTGGCCGCAGAGTCCTTCGAGGCCCCCGGAGTGGCCGAGACAATGGCCGAGGCGAAGACCATCTTCGTGAACGCCGTCATGGGCTTCACCCCGCACTTTACAGAAGGCTCGGCCAAGCTCGACTCCACCATAGACAAGAACCGCACGGCCATGAAGCTCTACGGCGGCGGCGACACCCTCCAGGAGTTCAAGAACCTAAGCCCCGGCCTCTACCTTTCGGCCATGGACGATGCCCAATATTACTTCTTCACCGGCGGCGGCGCGGTTTTAAAGGTAATCGAGGAGGGCGACCCCTACGGAATGGAGCCCGTGAAGGCCCTCATGGAGAACAAAAAAAATGGCGCGTGCTGA
- a CDS encoding DUF4388 domain-containing protein, whose translation MPPEVALSGRLRFLSLGEVLQTLGTTAATGELRIKSRFAKEAGVVYFSKGYPVNAKAFAETGIDALYSLFGWTDGDFEFVDGVAVSAERTINQGIMEIVMDGARLLDDDQIKVLSAETSPDGATEEAPAPQTEKAKQRPKLKGIPIIRLPIRNQQFITSEAVFERGCELVGKNPNAAFMCLILEGFANVYKKAGDDPVRMCRLGPGALSGSIPGFNTKGSALSISAVAAGSVKVGLFDAARLNADFAKLSYQLRRIFLSLDNRWVQISDLMAGTGQDGAAALISGGRTFMKQGDKGAGSFLIAEGNAVIARMVGEGHVPLARCGKGDFVGQLPFINIGHEPNAASIFVTPNFKTQPIDTDRMQAEYDLASPIVKHFVEHIANCVSVTSMVACDSIQPVV comes from the coding sequence ATGCCGCCCGAAGTCGCCCTGTCAGGACGCCTGCGCTTTTTAAGCCTGGGAGAGGTCCTTCAAACCCTTGGAACCACCGCCGCCACGGGTGAGCTTCGCATAAAGAGCCGTTTTGCCAAGGAAGCCGGAGTCGTTTATTTTTCAAAGGGTTATCCCGTAAACGCCAAAGCATTCGCGGAAACCGGCATAGACGCCCTGTACTCCCTTTTCGGCTGGACCGACGGGGATTTCGAGTTCGTGGACGGCGTGGCTGTAAGCGCCGAGCGCACCATCAACCAGGGCATAATGGAAATAGTGATGGACGGGGCAAGGCTTCTGGACGACGACCAGATAAAGGTCCTTTCCGCCGAAACCTCCCCGGACGGAGCAACCGAGGAAGCCCCGGCGCCCCAGACCGAAAAGGCCAAGCAGCGGCCCAAGCTGAAGGGCATCCCAATAATCAGGCTTCCCATCAGAAACCAGCAGTTCATAACCAGCGAGGCGGTTTTCGAGCGCGGCTGTGAACTGGTGGGCAAAAACCCCAACGCGGCCTTCATGTGCCTTATCCTGGAAGGCTTCGCAAACGTGTACAAGAAGGCGGGCGACGACCCGGTGCGCATGTGCAGGCTGGGTCCCGGCGCGCTTTCGGGCAGCATTCCGGGCTTCAACACCAAAGGGAGCGCCCTTTCCATAAGCGCGGTGGCCGCCGGAAGCGTGAAGGTGGGCCTTTTCGACGCGGCGCGCCTGAACGCCGATTTCGCCAAGCTCTCCTACCAGCTCCGGCGCATATTCCTTTCGCTCGACAACCGCTGGGTGCAGATTTCCGACCTCATGGCCGGTACCGGCCAGGACGGGGCGGCAGCCCTCATCTCCGGGGGCAGGACCTTCATGAAGCAGGGCGACAAGGGCGCGGGCTCCTTTCTCATAGCCGAGGGAAACGCCGTGATCGCACGGATGGTGGGCGAGGGCCACGTACCGCTTGCCCGTTGCGGCAAGGGCGATTTCGTGGGGCAGCTTCCCTTTATCAACATCGGCCACGAGCCGAACGCGGCCTCCATCTTCGTCACCCCCAATTTCAAGACCCAGCCCATTGACACTGACCGGATGCAGGCGGAATACGACCTTGCCTCCCCAATCGTGAAGCATTTCGTGGAGCACATAGCCAACTGCGTTTCAGTCACTTCCATGGTGGCCTGCGATTCAATTCAACCAGTGGTTTAA